A genomic stretch from Halorhodospira halophila SL1 includes:
- a CDS encoding DUF2721 domain-containing protein, whose protein sequence is MFQTPEPTAELTLSTPALLFPAISLLLLAYTNRFMGLASLIRDLESKYRSTHDVCLRTQIENLRKRVLLIRNMQVAGVASLFFCVLCMLVLFVGSMLLGKVLFTISLLLMLASLGLSLRELQISVGALHVQLRDLENRHEEEGR, encoded by the coding sequence ATGTTCCAGACACCCGAGCCGACTGCCGAACTGACCCTCTCCACCCCGGCACTGCTCTTCCCCGCCATCTCGCTGCTGCTGCTCGCCTACACCAACCGCTTCATGGGGCTGGCCTCCCTGATCCGCGACCTGGAGTCGAAGTACCGGTCCACCCACGACGTCTGCCTGCGCACCCAGATCGAGAACCTGCGCAAACGGGTCCTGTTGATCCGCAACATGCAGGTCGCCGGGGTGGCCAGCCTGTTCTTCTGCGTGCTGTGCATGCTGGTCCTGTTCGTCGGATCGATGCTCCTGGGCAAGGTCCTGTTCACCATCAGCCTGTTGCTGATGCTGGCCTCGCTGGGGCTGTCCCTGCGCGAGCTGCAGATCTCGGTGGGCGCACTGCACGTCCAGCTCCGGGATCTGGAGAACCGCCACGAGGAAGAGGGCCGTTGA
- a CDS encoding zinc-finger domain-containing protein, which yields MVPDPQTHERTDLVQPNAANRYEVTAKDLPVCCPLPGMYLWNSHPRVYLPVHETGSMICPYCGATYVLKDDDRLAVEIGGHREWK from the coding sequence ATGGTGCCCGACCCCCAGACCCACGAACGCACAGATCTGGTGCAGCCGAATGCGGCAAACCGCTACGAGGTCACTGCCAAGGACCTGCCGGTCTGCTGCCCGTTGCCCGGCATGTATCTGTGGAACTCCCACCCGCGGGTCTACCTGCCCGTCCACGAGACCGGCAGCATGATCTGTCCCTATTGCGGTGCCACCTACGTCCTCAAGGATGACGACCGGCTCGCCGTCGAGATCGGCGGTCATCGGGAGTGGAAATAG
- the rfaH gene encoding transcription/translation regulatory transformer protein RfaH, whose product MQAEDFEEFGRSDAWYLVYSKPRQEERAWWNLDHQGFRCFLPMARFRRRRQRRYQTVIEPMFPRYLFIRLAAGLEDWSPIRSTTGVSGLVRFGTWPARVPDGLVDTIRARIEDGHCDLAPEPLQPGERVRVLDGPFQSYEGIFRASRSDERVMILLDVAGQHTTLTVSQHQIERA is encoded by the coding sequence ATGCAAGCGGAAGACTTCGAGGAGTTCGGGCGTTCCGACGCCTGGTATCTCGTCTATAGCAAGCCACGCCAGGAGGAGCGGGCGTGGTGGAATCTGGACCACCAGGGGTTCCGCTGTTTCCTGCCTATGGCGCGGTTCCGGCGGCGGCGTCAGCGCCGCTATCAGACGGTCATCGAGCCGATGTTCCCGCGTTATCTGTTCATCCGCCTGGCCGCGGGGCTCGAGGACTGGAGCCCGATCCGCTCCACCACCGGCGTCAGCGGGCTGGTGCGCTTCGGCACCTGGCCGGCCCGCGTGCCGGACGGGCTGGTGGATACCATCCGGGCGCGCATCGAGGACGGTCACTGCGACCTGGCCCCCGAACCGCTGCAGCCGGGCGAGCGGGTCCGCGTCCTCGATGGCCCGTTCCAGTCCTACGAGGGGATCTTCCGCGCCTCTCGCAGCGACGAGCGCGTCATGATCCTGCTCGACGTCGCCGGGCAGCACACCACCCTGACCGTCTCGCAGCACCAGATCGAGCGCGCCTGA
- a CDS encoding ElyC/SanA/YdcF family protein, with amino-acid sequence MFVISKLAGAVLMPLSLLVLAGILGVILLLTRYWRWGRGVLIGTVVALYLASWEPTASRLLAPLEQRYPALLDPAGVAETQGPVTDIVVLGHGHRLDPQLPITAQANADGVTRVLEGVRLQRHFPDSTLWLTGGAVRGDTPNSEVLYRLMGEVGLDAGAVERLAEPRNTAEEAQAVAERLTDDAGTIILVTEASHMPRAMGLFRGQELEPIPAPTRHRVRAHEPDAGTHPGHGVRPSVHALHMTKRAFHEYLGMAWGRMRGQIPAAED; translated from the coding sequence GTGTTCGTGATCAGCAAACTGGCCGGTGCCGTGCTGATGCCGCTGAGCCTGCTGGTGCTGGCCGGTATCCTCGGCGTGATCCTGCTCTTGACCCGCTACTGGCGCTGGGGCCGGGGGGTGCTGATCGGCACCGTGGTGGCCCTCTACCTGGCCAGTTGGGAGCCCACCGCCAGCCGTTTGCTGGCCCCGCTGGAGCAGCGCTACCCGGCGCTGCTCGACCCGGCCGGGGTGGCCGAGACGCAGGGGCCGGTGACCGACATCGTGGTCCTCGGCCACGGCCATCGGCTCGACCCGCAGCTGCCCATTACCGCCCAGGCCAACGCCGACGGCGTGACCCGCGTCCTCGAAGGGGTCCGCCTGCAGCGCCACTTCCCCGACAGCACCCTATGGCTGACCGGCGGCGCGGTCCGGGGCGATACCCCCAATTCCGAAGTCCTCTACCGACTGATGGGCGAGGTGGGCCTCGATGCCGGCGCCGTCGAGCGCCTGGCGGAACCGCGCAATACCGCCGAGGAGGCCCAGGCGGTGGCTGAGCGGCTGACCGACGATGCCGGCACGATCATCCTGGTGACCGAGGCCTCGCACATGCCGCGGGCCATGGGGCTGTTCCGGGGGCAGGAGCTGGAGCCGATCCCGGCCCCTACGCGGCACCGCGTGCGGGCCCACGAGCCCGATGCCGGGACGCACCCGGGCCACGGGGTGCGTCCCTCGGTGCACGCCCTGCACATGACCAAGCGCGCCTTCCACGAGTACCTGGGGATGGCCTGGGGGCGGATGCGCGGGCAGATCCCCGCCGCCGAGGACTGA
- a CDS encoding primosomal protein N', whose translation MADDSSVPPQGGHPQGAGAPPILQVAVPRPLQEALDYRPPPGAWPAEPVGCRVEVPLGRSRAVGIVVAVRHSSDLPASRLRAASAWVDEQPLLDTELLETLTWAARYYRYPLGTALATALPGPLRQGRPARRAVAWWRLDARLHEDDRAVRRAPRQAELRRRLLASGGAAPYALLVAEQPAWQRAGRLLEQAGLLHREYHPAQAEGSADRTPRPGPELDADQQQALECMLAADGYAAFLLEGVTGSGKTEVYLQTAARALAAGRQVLILVPEIGLAPQFLERLRERLSGSVVVLHSGLSGTDRAEAWLAARDGDAAVILGTRSAIFTPLPRPGLIVVDEEHDPSLAQQDGFRYSARDLAVLRARTLDVPVVLGSATPSLESLHNARGARYTHLRLPHRAGLARAPSVQLVDIRSRRLVGGISAPLQEAVRRHLDAGSQVLLFLNRRGYAPVLICHACGWVAGCHRCDARLTYHRSRAQLRCHHCGHTARVPAACPECGEADLRPLGPGTERLEEALAELFPGVGQLRIDRDTTRRRGALEAQLAAAHRGDAQLLIGTQMLAKGHHLPAVTLVAVIDVDQGLFGADFRATERLAQLVVQVAGRAGRGEQPGEVLLQTRHPEHPMLRTLLERGYPAFAEAHLAERQAAGLPPYAALALLRAESVHADAPYLFLESAAQYGRSRLGKGGGVELLGPVPAPMERREGRHRAQLMVRAERRIDLQRFLVAWSGGLGSLEGARQVRWSLDVDPVEMV comes from the coding sequence ATGGCTGACGACTCTAGCGTGCCTCCCCAGGGCGGTCACCCCCAAGGGGCGGGCGCGCCGCCCATCCTTCAGGTGGCGGTGCCCCGTCCCCTGCAAGAGGCGCTGGACTATCGACCACCCCCCGGCGCCTGGCCGGCTGAACCGGTGGGGTGCCGGGTCGAGGTCCCCCTGGGCCGCAGCCGCGCGGTGGGTATTGTGGTGGCGGTTCGCCACAGCTCGGATCTACCGGCATCGCGCTTGCGCGCCGCCAGCGCCTGGGTGGATGAGCAGCCGCTGCTCGATACGGAACTGCTGGAGACGCTCACCTGGGCGGCGCGCTACTACCGCTATCCGCTGGGCACAGCCCTGGCTACCGCGCTGCCGGGCCCACTGCGTCAGGGCCGGCCGGCCCGAAGGGCCGTGGCCTGGTGGCGCCTGGACGCGCGGCTGCACGAGGACGATCGTGCGGTGCGCCGGGCGCCGCGGCAGGCAGAGCTGCGCCGCCGACTGCTGGCATCGGGGGGCGCGGCGCCATACGCGTTGCTGGTGGCGGAGCAGCCGGCCTGGCAGCGGGCCGGCCGCCTCCTTGAGCAGGCCGGTCTGCTCCACCGCGAGTATCACCCGGCCCAGGCCGAGGGCAGCGCGGACCGGACGCCGCGCCCCGGGCCGGAGCTCGACGCCGACCAACAGCAGGCCCTGGAGTGCATGCTCGCCGCCGACGGCTACGCGGCCTTCCTGCTTGAGGGCGTGACCGGCAGCGGCAAGACCGAGGTCTATCTGCAGACGGCCGCTCGGGCCCTGGCGGCGGGGCGGCAGGTGCTCATCCTGGTGCCCGAGATCGGCCTGGCCCCGCAGTTCCTGGAGCGTCTGCGCGAGCGCCTGAGCGGCTCGGTGGTTGTGCTCCATTCCGGGCTGTCCGGCACCGACCGTGCCGAGGCCTGGCTGGCGGCCCGAGACGGCGACGCGGCGGTGATCCTGGGGACCCGCTCGGCGATCTTCACCCCGCTGCCCCGTCCGGGACTGATCGTGGTCGACGAGGAGCACGACCCTTCGCTGGCCCAGCAGGACGGCTTCCGCTATTCGGCGCGGGATCTGGCCGTGCTGCGGGCTCGCACCCTGGATGTGCCGGTGGTACTCGGCTCTGCGACCCCGTCGCTGGAGTCGCTGCACAATGCCCGCGGCGCTCGGTATACCCATCTGCGCCTGCCCCATCGGGCGGGGCTGGCCCGCGCTCCGAGTGTGCAGCTGGTCGACATCCGCAGCCGCCGCCTCGTCGGCGGCATTTCGGCACCGCTGCAGGAGGCGGTGCGCCGGCACCTGGATGCCGGGTCGCAGGTCCTGTTGTTCCTCAACCGGCGCGGATACGCCCCGGTGCTGATCTGCCACGCCTGTGGCTGGGTCGCCGGGTGCCACCGCTGCGATGCGCGGCTGACCTACCACCGCAGCCGCGCCCAGCTGCGCTGCCACCACTGCGGCCATACCGCGCGCGTGCCCGCGGCCTGTCCGGAGTGCGGCGAGGCCGACCTGCGTCCCTTGGGGCCGGGGACGGAACGCCTTGAGGAGGCGCTCGCCGAGCTCTTCCCCGGGGTGGGCCAGCTGCGGATTGATCGGGATACCACCCGCCGCCGCGGAGCGTTAGAGGCCCAGCTGGCGGCGGCGCACCGCGGCGACGCGCAACTGCTCATCGGCACGCAGATGCTCGCCAAGGGGCACCACCTGCCGGCGGTCACCCTGGTGGCGGTGATCGACGTCGATCAGGGGCTGTTCGGTGCGGACTTCCGGGCCACCGAGCGGTTGGCCCAGCTGGTCGTGCAGGTGGCCGGGCGTGCCGGGCGTGGGGAGCAGCCCGGCGAGGTGTTACTGCAGACGCGCCACCCGGAGCACCCGATGTTGCGCACGCTGCTGGAGCGCGGCTATCCGGCCTTTGCCGAGGCGCACCTGGCCGAGCGCCAGGCGGCCGGACTGCCGCCCTATGCGGCGCTGGCCCTGTTGCGCGCCGAGTCGGTGCACGCCGACGCCCCCTATCTGTTCCTTGAGTCGGCGGCGCAGTATGGTCGAAGCCGGCTCGGGAAGGGGGGCGGGGTGGAGCTGCTCGGCCCGGTGCCGGCCCCCATGGAGCGGCGGGAAGGTCGCCACCGGGCGCAGCTGATGGTCCGTGCCGAGCGGCGCATCGACCTGCAGCGCTTCCTGGTGGCGTGGAGCGGTGGGCTCGGCAGCCTGGAGGGGGCCCGACAGGTTCGCTGGTCGCTTGACGTGGATCCGGTGGAGATGGTCTGA
- a CDS encoding DNA-J related domain-containing protein yields the protein MEPETAITELQAAVEPILHAHPQGITEMALMDRLAEAGHPLFTQGERGQPAALYRAHFLLFHALYRLRAALAEAGLGLEIHCLCIRLRRLPGQASTGGELIDGDPLAAFYLDPTNLEGMDNAAVERLIADGLCRTLGAGDRDADLAELGLSPGARPSEIRRRYRRLAMRHHPDRGGDTATLQRINDAYQRLMAR from the coding sequence ATGGAGCCGGAAACCGCCATCACCGAATTGCAGGCCGCCGTCGAGCCGATCCTCCACGCCCACCCGCAGGGCATCACCGAGATGGCGCTGATGGATCGGTTGGCCGAGGCCGGGCACCCGCTCTTCACCCAGGGCGAACGCGGCCAGCCGGCTGCCCTCTACCGGGCCCACTTCCTTCTGTTCCACGCCCTTTACCGCCTGCGCGCGGCATTGGCCGAGGCCGGACTGGGGCTGGAGATCCACTGCCTGTGCATCCGCCTGCGCCGCCTGCCGGGGCAGGCGTCCACCGGTGGCGAGCTGATCGACGGCGACCCCCTGGCCGCCTTCTACCTCGATCCGACGAACCTGGAGGGCATGGACAACGCCGCCGTCGAACGGCTGATCGCCGACGGGCTGTGCCGAACCCTGGGCGCGGGGGATCGGGATGCGGACCTGGCCGAGTTGGGGCTCTCGCCCGGCGCCCGACCGAGCGAGATCCGGCGCCGCTACCGCCGCCTGGCCATGCGCCACCACCCGGACCGCGGCGGCGATACCGCCACCCTGCAGCGGATCAACGACGCTTACCAGCGCCTGATGGCCCGCTGA
- a CDS encoding sodium/glutamate symporter produces the protein MAVAEILLAILLLCLLVLASAVLRAYTLWARRLFLPASIIAGAAGLLLGPEVLGRFMDSPFEDGAGLFPDYVYQTWSAIPGLLISVVFAALFLGKPLPGVREIWLRAGPQVVVGQTMAWGQYVVGILLALLVLTPVFGLSPMAGALIEIGFEGGHGTAAGMAGTFEDLGFAAGADLALGLATVGLVGGVVVGTILINLAVRRGIIDNPENGHGPGGDQDRFSERELYVLRRDRQQESQTTDPLTVHLGLVALAVVLGWGMLSALQWFEAVTWARDGGVEILQHVPLFPMAMLGGVLLQVLITRAGYAEYVSERTMSRISGTALDFTIVAALATLSLTALGEHLVPFLLLAATGIAWSLFVLVVIAPRVIPFDWFERGVGDFGQSMGVTVTGVLLMRMADPNNRSGALESFGYKQLLFEPIVGGGLFTAASLPLIYQFGPVPVLILAAVITLAWLALGFLYFGRMVPDRGRGRLRPTARG, from the coding sequence ATGGCCGTTGCCGAGATCCTGCTCGCCATCCTGCTGCTCTGCCTGCTGGTCCTGGCCAGCGCGGTGCTGCGGGCTTACACACTCTGGGCGCGGAGGCTGTTCCTGCCCGCCTCGATCATCGCCGGTGCCGCGGGGCTGCTGCTGGGCCCGGAGGTGCTGGGCCGTTTCATGGACAGCCCGTTCGAGGACGGGGCGGGCCTCTTCCCGGACTACGTCTATCAGACCTGGTCGGCCATCCCCGGCCTGCTGATCAGCGTGGTCTTCGCCGCACTGTTTCTCGGCAAGCCGTTGCCCGGGGTGCGCGAGATCTGGCTGCGGGCCGGTCCCCAGGTGGTGGTCGGGCAGACCATGGCGTGGGGGCAGTACGTGGTCGGTATCCTGCTGGCGCTGTTGGTGTTGACGCCGGTCTTCGGTCTCAGCCCCATGGCCGGCGCGTTGATCGAGATCGGCTTCGAAGGTGGCCACGGCACGGCCGCCGGGATGGCCGGGACCTTTGAGGATCTGGGCTTCGCCGCCGGTGCGGACCTGGCCCTGGGGCTGGCCACGGTGGGTCTGGTCGGTGGCGTCGTGGTCGGTACCATCCTGATCAACCTGGCGGTGCGCCGGGGGATTATCGACAACCCGGAGAACGGTCACGGGCCGGGTGGCGACCAGGATCGCTTCAGCGAGCGCGAGCTCTACGTGCTGCGCCGCGACCGCCAGCAGGAGAGTCAGACCACCGATCCGCTCACCGTCCACCTCGGCCTGGTGGCCCTGGCGGTCGTCCTGGGGTGGGGCATGCTCTCGGCCCTGCAGTGGTTCGAGGCGGTGACCTGGGCCCGGGACGGCGGTGTCGAGATCCTCCAGCACGTGCCGCTGTTCCCCATGGCCATGCTCGGCGGCGTATTGCTCCAGGTGCTCATCACCCGGGCCGGCTACGCCGAGTACGTATCGGAACGGACCATGTCGCGGATCTCCGGCACGGCACTGGATTTCACCATCGTGGCCGCCCTGGCCACCCTGTCGCTGACCGCCCTGGGTGAGCACCTGGTGCCTTTCCTGCTGCTCGCCGCCACGGGGATCGCCTGGTCGCTGTTCGTGCTGGTGGTGATCGCCCCGCGGGTCATCCCCTTCGACTGGTTCGAGCGTGGTGTGGGGGACTTCGGTCAATCGATGGGCGTGACGGTCACCGGCGTGCTGCTCATGCGCATGGCCGACCCCAATAACCGCTCCGGCGCCCTGGAGAGCTTCGGCTACAAGCAGCTGCTCTTTGAGCCCATCGTCGGCGGTGGGTTGTTCACCGCTGCGTCGCTGCCCTTGATCTACCAGTTCGGGCCGGTTCCGGTGCTGATCCTGGCCGCGGTCATCACCCTGGCCTGGCTCGCCCTGGGCTTCCTCTACTTCGGCCGCATGGTGCCGGACCGCGGGCGCGGGCGTCTGCGGCCCACGGCGCGGGGCTGA
- a CDS encoding alpha-L-glutamate ligase-like protein has translation MILRRYWRTARRLRQAGILGMNRRNVHYIGQYNDRRLYPLVDDKLRTKLLAEEHQVGTPSLRFTIRHQHEVRDLAQRLEGVDEFVIKPAKGAGGKGILVVTGRRGDRFLTSGERELTLQDLQRHVSNTLAGLHSLAGMPDAAVFEDRIRLDPRFEALSYEGIPDIRVLVFLGYPVMAMLRLSTRDSQGKANLHQGAVGVGLDIATGRCAHAVQYDQRVYQHPDTGVTLDAIDIPDWRSLLELAARCQEMSGLGYLGADLVLDRDRGPQLLELNARPGLSVQIANGCGLLPRLRAVEALERRHHTPEERVAWAMEQFAAGT, from the coding sequence ATGATCCTCCGCCGGTACTGGCGTACCGCCCGGCGCCTGCGGCAGGCCGGGATCCTGGGGATGAACCGGCGCAACGTCCACTACATCGGCCAGTACAATGACCGCCGGCTCTACCCCCTGGTCGACGACAAGCTGCGTACCAAGCTGTTGGCGGAGGAGCACCAGGTCGGCACGCCATCGCTGCGCTTCACCATCCGCCATCAGCACGAGGTGCGCGATCTGGCCCAGCGTCTCGAAGGGGTCGACGAGTTCGTCATCAAGCCGGCCAAGGGGGCCGGTGGCAAGGGCATCCTGGTGGTGACCGGCCGCCGCGGTGACCGCTTTCTCACCAGCGGCGAGCGCGAATTGACCCTGCAGGACCTGCAGCGCCACGTCTCCAACACCCTGGCCGGTCTGCACTCGCTGGCCGGCATGCCGGATGCGGCGGTGTTTGAGGACCGCATCCGCCTCGACCCGCGCTTCGAGGCCCTCTCCTACGAGGGCATCCCGGACATCCGGGTCTTGGTCTTCCTCGGCTATCCGGTGATGGCCATGCTGCGTCTCTCCACGCGGGACTCCCAGGGCAAGGCCAATCTCCACCAGGGGGCGGTGGGGGTCGGGCTGGATATCGCCACCGGCCGCTGCGCCCACGCGGTGCAGTACGACCAGCGGGTCTATCAGCACCCGGACACCGGGGTCACGCTGGACGCCATCGATATCCCCGACTGGCGCTCGCTGCTGGAGCTGGCCGCCCGGTGTCAGGAGATGAGCGGCCTCGGTTACCTGGGGGCCGACCTGGTCCTGGACCGTGATCGTGGCCCGCAGCTGCTGGAACTCAACGCCCGCCCTGGCCTGTCGGTGCAGATCGCCAACGGTTGCGGGCTGCTGCCCCGTCTGCGCGCCGTCGAAGCCCTGGAGCGCCGGCACCATACGCCCGAGGAGCGGGTCGCCTGGGCGATGGAGCAGTTCGCCGCCGGTACCTAA
- a CDS encoding inactive transglutaminase family protein, whose product MTARRVFFALVALLIIVGTATAAWRYIDTGVPFVPGAQKPVWLVEARIDFEAQGDSVLVSFNVPDRPPGFELSLEHTASPGYGFSTVEQDGVVRGEWTIAEAEGEQTLYYKVHATPDGSDHRDRPLEEPPGEPASPNWSGAEETAAEQILERARETSASPQSLARQLIYAFGTGRDGAADLLLDNYDRAEVIERLLHDAGVPARTSLALELEDGRRNQTPVQLVEIFVDDHWLPFDLTTGQQGVDDDVLLWHRGGASLIDLFGGQNARVAFSMNRQSVPAEQLAQMEEASGVMSVLSVHQLPIEQQTAFKLLLLLPLGALVTVFLRIIVGIRTSGTFMPVLIALAFLQTELVAGLISFVGIVALGLLLRGYLSRLNLLLVARIATVIVIVVFMIGLLSLLGYQLGFATGMTLAFFPIIIIAWTIERMSILWEEEGAREVLTQGTGSLVVALAAYLLMSRPLAEHLTFNFPELNLVVVALIMLMGQYTGYRLVELKRFSAFREASG is encoded by the coding sequence GTGACTGCCCGTAGGGTCTTCTTCGCGCTGGTGGCGCTGCTGATCATCGTGGGGACCGCCACCGCTGCGTGGCGCTACATCGACACCGGCGTGCCCTTCGTGCCCGGTGCCCAGAAGCCGGTCTGGCTGGTCGAAGCGCGGATCGACTTCGAGGCCCAGGGCGACTCCGTGCTGGTCAGCTTCAACGTGCCCGATCGTCCCCCGGGGTTCGAGCTCTCGCTCGAGCACACCGCATCCCCCGGTTACGGCTTCTCCACCGTGGAGCAGGACGGCGTGGTCCGCGGCGAGTGGACGATCGCCGAGGCCGAGGGCGAGCAGACGCTCTACTACAAGGTGCACGCGACGCCCGACGGCTCCGACCACCGCGACCGGCCGCTGGAAGAGCCGCCCGGTGAGCCGGCCTCGCCCAATTGGTCCGGGGCGGAGGAGACCGCCGCCGAGCAGATCCTCGAGCGTGCCCGGGAGACCTCCGCCAGCCCGCAGAGCCTGGCGCGCCAGCTGATCTACGCCTTCGGCACCGGCCGGGACGGCGCCGCCGACCTGCTGCTGGATAACTATGACCGCGCCGAGGTGATCGAGCGGCTGCTCCACGACGCCGGCGTGCCGGCGCGGACCTCGCTGGCCCTGGAGTTGGAGGATGGGCGGCGCAACCAGACGCCGGTGCAGCTCGTGGAAATCTTCGTCGACGACCACTGGCTGCCGTTCGATCTGACCACGGGGCAGCAGGGGGTCGACGACGACGTTCTGCTCTGGCACCGCGGCGGGGCCTCGCTCATCGACCTGTTCGGCGGACAGAACGCCCGGGTGGCTTTCTCCATGAACCGCCAGAGTGTGCCGGCGGAACAGCTGGCGCAGATGGAGGAGGCGTCCGGGGTGATGAGCGTGCTCAGCGTGCATCAGCTGCCCATCGAGCAGCAGACCGCGTTCAAGCTCCTGCTCCTGCTGCCTTTGGGCGCCCTGGTGACGGTCTTCCTGCGCATCATCGTCGGTATCCGCACCTCGGGGACATTCATGCCGGTGCTGATCGCTCTGGCCTTCCTGCAGACGGAGTTGGTCGCCGGGCTGATCAGCTTCGTCGGCATCGTCGCCCTGGGCCTGCTGCTGCGCGGCTACCTATCGCGGCTGAACCTGCTGCTGGTTGCGCGCATCGCCACGGTCATCGTGATCGTGGTCTTCATGATCGGCCTGTTGAGTCTGCTCGGCTATCAGCTCGGCTTTGCCACCGGCATGACCCTGGCGTTCTTCCCGATCATCATCATCGCCTGGACCATCGAGCGCATGTCCATCCTCTGGGAGGAGGAGGGGGCCCGCGAGGTGCTCACTCAGGGCACCGGGAGCCTGGTGGTGGCACTGGCCGCGTACCTGCTCATGAGCCGCCCGCTGGCCGAGCATCTGACCTTCAACTTCCCCGAACTCAACCTGGTGGTGGTGGCGCTGATCATGCTCATGGGGCAGTACACCGGGTACCGGCTGGTGGAGCTCAAGCGCTTTAGTGCCTTCCGGGAGGCCTCGGGATGA
- a CDS encoding ATP-dependent zinc protease family protein gives MAVMNSPRAAILAAGGLLLTAGCAAPDYLLIEEAETERFEQRFDGVDERLEALADAHEQSQRVAREAQLARIAGAMEAQTANRWLVPLRPVDLGESDCPEPSCPDDQLQSDQELSADGMLVFGEIEELQLDPPGLLFDARIDTGASTSSVDAREIEEFERDGDPWVRFEMIHPEGDGRIAIERPKVRSASIVQASGEESRPVVELHVTIGEFSEVAEFTLTDRSHLTFPVLIGRDVLRDVAVVDVGLERATEPMTPDDDDLDAIDADDHVEEIPEDEDEDDEETEDDDGDENGDDDEAGENEDDGEDE, from the coding sequence ATGGCCGTGATGAATTCGCCGCGCGCCGCCATCCTGGCGGCGGGTGGTCTGCTGCTCACTGCCGGCTGTGCGGCCCCGGATTACCTGCTCATCGAAGAAGCTGAGACGGAGCGCTTCGAACAGCGTTTCGACGGCGTGGATGAGCGTCTGGAGGCCCTGGCCGACGCCCACGAGCAGTCCCAACGAGTAGCGCGCGAGGCGCAGCTGGCGCGGATCGCCGGTGCCATGGAGGCACAGACGGCGAACCGCTGGCTGGTGCCGCTGCGCCCCGTTGATCTGGGCGAGTCGGACTGCCCGGAGCCGAGCTGTCCCGACGACCAGCTCCAGTCCGATCAGGAGCTCAGTGCCGACGGCATGCTCGTCTTCGGCGAGATTGAGGAGCTCCAGCTGGATCCGCCCGGGCTGCTCTTCGATGCCCGGATCGATACTGGTGCCTCGACCTCCTCCGTGGATGCCCGCGAGATCGAAGAGTTCGAACGCGACGGCGACCCCTGGGTTCGCTTCGAGATGATCCACCCGGAGGGCGATGGCCGGATCGCCATCGAGCGTCCCAAGGTGCGCAGCGCCAGCATCGTCCAGGCCTCCGGGGAGGAATCTCGGCCGGTGGTGGAACTGCACGTGACCATCGGTGAGTTCTCCGAGGTGGCCGAATTCACCCTGACCGACCGCAGCCACCTGACCTTTCCGGTGCTGATCGGGCGCGATGTGCTGCGCGACGTGGCCGTGGTGGATGTCGGCCTGGAGCGCGCCACCGAGCCCATGACCCCGGATGACGACGACCTCGACGCCATCGACGCCGATGACCATGTCGAGGAGATTCCGGAGGACGAGGACGAGGACGACGAGGAGACCGAAGACGACGACGGGGACGAGAACGGTGACGATGACGAGGCGGGGGAGAACGAGGATGACGGCGAGGACGAGTAG
- a CDS encoding TIGR02444 family protein, with product MDESERLWRFAEDIYARPGVEAACLKLQARYGLSISLLLAAVWSGLEGRGRLGVSSAEGAIRRGQEWDREVIAPLRALRRHLKLHPPRDLADDNHELRKQLIAAELRAEAIEQKLFLQDLPADLPAAAESERWRDAAWNAGVVVRRKCPTCDPEAVSAIARILCEACDELGNETATQEVRRVWP from the coding sequence TTGGATGAGTCCGAGCGGCTTTGGCGCTTCGCCGAGGATATCTACGCCAGGCCGGGCGTTGAGGCCGCATGCCTCAAGCTCCAGGCCCGTTACGGGCTGTCCATATCGCTCCTCCTGGCCGCCGTCTGGAGCGGCCTGGAGGGGCGGGGGCGGCTCGGTGTCTCCAGTGCAGAAGGTGCCATTCGCCGGGGCCAGGAGTGGGATCGAGAGGTCATCGCCCCGCTCCGGGCCCTGCGGCGTCACCTCAAGCTGCATCCGCCCCGCGATCTGGCGGATGACAACCACGAGCTTCGCAAGCAGCTGATCGCCGCCGAGCTTCGCGCCGAGGCGATCGAGCAGAAGCTGTTCCTTCAAGACCTGCCTGCGGACCTTCCCGCCGCCGCGGAGAGCGAACGCTGGCGCGACGCCGCCTGGAATGCCGGTGTGGTGGTGCGCCGCAAGTGTCCGACCTGCGATCCGGAAGCGGTCTCAGCGATTGCCCGGATCCTCTGCGAGGCGTGCGACGAGCTCGGGAACGAAACCGCAACCCAAGAGGTCCGAAGGGTATGGCCGTGA